The Flavobacteriales bacterium genome segment ATTGGAAGAAGAGAAAGGCGGCTTCCAGCGCATGGCCCGATTCTATGCTGAACGTTCAGCTGGTGAGGCCGGACTCATTGTCACAGGAGGTATCGCTCCCAACCGAGCAGGCTGGGTGGCCCCTTTCGGAGCCAAGTTGAGTAACAGCCGTGAGGCCAAGAAGCACCGTATAATCACCGATGCGGTGCATGATCATGGAGGGCTGATCTGCATGCAGATCCTGCATACCGGGAGGTATGCCTACCACCCCTTCGCGGTGGCACCCTCCAAGCTGCGAAGTCCTATTACCCCCTTTACACCCAAAGCACTGTCTGAGCGGGGCATCGAGAAGACCATCAGGGACTTTGTCAAAAGCGCTAGACTGGCCCAAGAGGCCGGTTCTCATGGGGTGGAGATCATGG includes the following:
- the fadH gene encoding NADPH-dependent 2,4-dienoyl-CoA reductase (catalyzes the formation of trans-2- enoyl-CoA from 2,4-dienoyl-CoA), coding for MEHPHYPHLFSPLKVAHVTLRNRVLMGSMHTGLEEEKGGFQRMARFYAERSAGEAGLIVTGGIAPNRAGWVAPFGAKLSNSREAKKHRIITDAVHDHGGLICMQILHTGRYAYHPFAVAPSKLRSPITPFTPKALSERGIEKTIRDFVKSARLAQEAGSHGVEIM